One Thiocapsa sp. genomic window, TCAGGTCCTCATCGACGACGTCGCCCCGTTTACGAAGCGTCCGGCATGCCGGTGTCGTCCAAACGGGTCGTCAAAACCCAACGGCGAAAGGCCGGCGGCTACTCGCCGCCAGCCCGAAGGTCCCACCGAAAGAAGATTCGACGCAATGCGCCGTTACTTCACTTCGACCGTGGCACCAGCCTCTTCGAGGAGCTTCTTGGCCTCTTCGGCCTCGCCCTTGGAAACCGCTTCCTTCAGGGTCGTCGGTGCGCCTTCGACGGCGTCCTTCGCTTCCTTCAGGCCGAGGCCGGTCAGGGACCGAACGGCCTTGATGACCGCAACCTTGTTGGCACCGAACGACGCCAGGATGACGTCGAACTCGGTCTGCTCCTCGACCGGTGCGGCTTCCACGCCGCCGCCAGCCGCCGGGGCGGCCACGGCGGCAGCCGCGGTCACGCCGAACTTCTCTTCCATCGCGCTGATGAGGTCGACGACCTCCAACACGGTCATGTTGCCGATTGCTTCAAGGATCTCGTCTTTGGAGACGGCCATGGTGAGCTCCTGAGATGTCTCTAAAATGGAATTGCTGGTGGACGAAGCCGCCTAAGCGGCCTCTTTCGCATCGCGAATCGCGGCGATGGTGCGGACCAACTTGCCCGGCACCTCGTTGATCGTCGCTGCAAGCTTTTGCACGGGCGCCTTCATCACGGCCATGAGCAAGCTGATCGCCTGATCGCGGGTCGGCATCTTGGCGAGATTGCCGAGCTCCGAGGGATCAAGCAGCTTGCCTCCGAGGGCGACAAGACGCACCTCGACCTTGTTGTGGTCCTTTGCAAAGGCTTCCATGACGCGCGCAGCCGAACCGGGATCTTCCTGCGAGAAGGCGAGAACCAACGGGCCTTTCAGCCCCTCGCTCATGCACGCAAAATCCGTATCCTGCAACGCCCGTCTAGCCAAGGTGTTCTTGACCACGCGGACATAGACCCCGGCCTTGCGCGCTTCCACGCGAAGCCGTGTCATCTGTTCCACGGTCAAGCCCCGATACTCGGCCCCGACGGCCGAATGGGCACCTTTGGCGACTTCCGCAACTTCGGCGACGATGATTTCTTTTTGCGCAAAACTGAGCGCCATGTTCGTCACCTCTTGTCGGTAAACCCGGCCTGAGCCGGTGCCGTCGAGTGTACGCATCCAGCGCGCATTCTCGGGCGATCATGTGCACCGTCACCAGCAAAACGACTGATTCGGGGGCACCGTCTGCGCAGGCAGGCGGTCCATTAAGTCCGCCGCGCCGATTCCTTATCGGGCGGGGGACACCTGCGGTCTTTGACGGTCCCCGGCTTTAGCCGGGGCCCCAAAGAAGACCTGAGATCGGAGGGCATAAACCCCCACGACATCAAACATCACACACCGCACCGGGCGCGGTTTAGAGACTGAGCCCCGCGTGATCGACGGTCAGGCCCGGACCCATGGTCGTCGAGACCGTGACCTTGCGCATGTAAACGCCCTTGGAGCTGCTCGGCTTGGATCGAATCAGGTTCACGAGCAAGGCTTCGAGATTCTCCCGCAGCTTGACGGGCTCGAAATCGGCCTTGCCGAGCGGACAATGAATGATGCCGGCCTTATCGGTACGATAGCGCACCTGCCCGGCCTTCGCGTTGCGAACCGCCTCGGCAACATCGGGCGTCACGGTGCCGACCTTGGGGTTCGGCATCAACCCGCGAGGGCCGAGGATCTTGCCGAGCTGTCCGACCAGACGCATCGCATCCGGTGAAGCAACCACGACGTCGAAATCGAGCTTGCCGGCCTTGATGTCCTCTGCGAGATCATCGAAACCCACGCGATCAGCGCCGGCCTCGGTCGCAGCATCTGCGGACGCGCCCTGGGCGAACACCGCCACCCGTACAGTCTTGCCGATGCCGTGAGGCAGCACGGTCGAGCCGCGCACGACCTGATCGGATTTACGCGGATCGACGCCGAGATTCACGGCGACATCGACGCTTTCCGAGAACTTGATCTGCGACAATTCCTTGAGGAGTGAAAACGCCTCTTCGGCCGGATAGAGCCTGCCGCGCTCCACGCGCTCTTGGATCGCACGCATGCGCTTGGATAGACGAGCCATCAGTTCACCCCCTCGACATCGAGCCCCATCGCACGCGCACTGCCCGCGATGGTGCGAACGGCCGCATCCATATCCGCTGCGGTCAGATCGGGCATCTTCGCGGTGGCGACCTGCTCGAGCTGCTCGCGTGTCACCACACCGATCTTGTTGGTGTTCGGATTGGGACTACCCTTCTGGATTCCCATCACCTTTTTCAGGAGAATGGAGGCCGGCGGGGTCTTGGTGATGAAGGTGAAGCTACGATCCGAATAGACCGTGATCACGACCGGGATCGGCATCCCTTTCTCGAGCTCCTGCGTACGCGCGTTGAACGTCTTGCAGAACTCCATGATATTCACGCCGTGCTGACCAAGCGCAGGACCGACGGGCGGGCTTGGAGTGGCCTCGCCTGCCTTGACCTGCAGCTTGATGTAGGCGTTGATCTTTTTCGCCATGGTTTTTCTCCAGTGGGGTGCTGACGCCGCAGATCGAGTCTCGGCTCCCCCGACAAAGGCCCCTCACGGGGACTCGGAATCGTCGCCGCACGAACGGCGACGGCAGTGAACGGGGCCTGTGGTCAAGACGTCCGCGACAATCCCCTAAGGGTGTGTCAGGCCTTCTCGACCTGTGCGAACTCGAGATCGACCGGGGTCGAGCGTCCGAAGATCAGAACCGAAACCTTCACACGGCTTTTGTCGTAATCGACATACTCGACGACTCCGTTGAAGTCGGTGAAGGGACCGTCGACAACCCGAACGACCTCTCCCGGCTCGTAGAGCACCTTCGGCCGCGGCTTTTCGCCGCCTTCCTGCAGACGTACGAGGATCGCATCGGCCTGAGAGTCCGGAATCGGCGCGGGGCGATCGCCGGTACCGCCGATGAAGCCCATGACCTTGGGAACACTTTTGACGAGGTGCCACGTCTCGTCGGTCATCTCCATCTGGACCAAGACATAACCGGGGAAGAATTTGCGCTCGCTCTTGCGTTGCTGACCCGCGCGCATCTCGACCACTTCTTCGGTCGGCACCAAAATCATGCCGAACAACTCCTCGAGTCCGGCGCGCTTCACACGGTCTTCGAGCGAACGCTTAACCTGCCCCTCGAAGCCCGAGTAGGCATGGATGACGTACCAACGCATGGTCATACTCAGCCCCCTTGGCCGGTGAGGAATCTGAGAATCGCCATCAGCACCATGTCGAAGAGCCACAGGATGATGCCCACGATCAGCACCATCACGATGACGATCAGCGTCGTCTGCAGGGTCTCCTGACGTGACGGCCAGACGACCTTGCGAACCTCCATGCGCGCATCGGACACGAATTGCCATAGGGTCCGACCACGCTCGGTCTGCAATGCGATCGCCGCCGCAGCACCGCTGATCACCAGCAGCCCGATCACACGAAGCAGGACCGAGAAGCCCTCGAAAAAATAGAAGGCAAAGATGCCGGCGACCAACAACAACGCGGCGATTGCCAGCTTGGCGGTATCCAAGCCGGCCCCTCGGGCCTCTGCACGTGAATTCATGAGATCGGGTGTCGCCTGAGCGATAAATTAAACGGAGCGATGGGTTGTATGGCAGGCCAGGAGGGACTCGAACCCCCAACCTGCGGTTTTGGAGACCGCTGCTCTGCCAATTGAGCTACTGGCCTAAAACAATCAGGACCGATCGCGGATTCTGTCGGGCAGGCCCATCAGCACTGCCCTCCGAGCCGCGATGACCCGTACTACTCGATAATCTTCGCGACGACGCCGGCACCGACGGTGCGGCCGCCTTCGCGCACTGCAAAGCGCAACCCTTCTTCCATGGCGATCGGCGCAATCAGCTTGATCGTCATCTTCACGTTATCCCCGGGCATCACCATCTCGATGCCCTCGGGCAGCTCGCAGGCACCGGTCACGTCGGTGGTGCGGAAGTAGAACTGCGGACGGTAGCCGTTGAAGAACGGGGTGTGTCGTCCGCCCTCGTCCTTGCTCAGCACGTATACCTCGGCTTCGAAATGGGTGTGCGGGTTGATCGACTTGGGCTTGGCCAACACCTGGCCGCGCTCCACGTCTTCACGCTTGGTGCCGCGCAGCAGCACGCCGACGTTGTCACCGGCCTGACCCTGATCGAGCAGCTTGCGGAACATCTCCACACCCGTGCAGGTGGTCTTCACGGTGTCCTTGATGCCGACGATCTCGACCTCTTCGCCGACCTTCACGATGCCGCGCTCGATGCGCCCGGTCACCACGGTGCCGCGACCGGAGATCGAGAAGACGTCTTCGATCGGCATCAGGAAGGCACCGTCCACCGCACGCTCGGGCTGCGGGATGTAGGTATCGAGCGCCTCCATCAAACGGTCGATGGATTGGGTGCCGATCTCGGAATCCACGCCTTCCAGCGCCAGCTTCGCCGAGCCGGTGACGATCGGGGTGTCGTCGCCGGGGAAGTCGTACTTGGAGAGCAGCTCGCGCACTTCCATCTCCACCAGCTCGAGCAGCTCGGGATCGTCGAGCATGTCGACCTTGTTCAAATACACCACGATGTAGGGCACGCCGACCTGGCGCGACAGCAGGATATGCTCGCGGGTCTGCGGCATCGGGCCGTCGGCAGCCGAGACCACCAGGATCGCGCCGTCCATCTGCGCCGCACCCGTGATCATGTTCTTCACGTAGTCGGCGTGGCCGGGGCAGTCCACATGGGCGTAATGCCGGTTGGTCGTCTCGTACTCCACGTGCGCCGTCGCAATCGTGATGCCGCGCTCGCGCTCCTCGGGGGCATTGTCGATCTGGTCGTAGGCGCGCGCCTCACCACCGAATTGCTTCGCCTGGTGCGTCGTGATCGCCGCCGTCAAGGTCGTCTTGCCGTGGTCGACGTGGCCGATCGTGCCGACGTTCACGTGTGGCTTGCTGCGCTCGAATTTTGCTTTGGACATGAACGTCTCCCCGCATGGTTCAAATCGACAAGTCGCGCTGGACGCTACTGCTACGACGATCCAAAATCGACGACTGAAATCACGAAAAACGAAAAATGGAGCCCA contains:
- the rplJ gene encoding 50S ribosomal protein L10, with the translated sequence MALSFAQKEIIVAEVAEVAKGAHSAVGAEYRGLTVEQMTRLRVEARKAGVYVRVVKNTLARRALQDTDFACMSEGLKGPLVLAFSQEDPGSAARVMEAFAKDHNKVEVRLVALGGKLLDPSELGNLAKMPTRDQAISLLMAVMKAPVQKLAATINEVPGKLVRTIAAIRDAKEAA
- the nusG gene encoding transcription termination/antitermination protein NusG, which gives rise to MTMRWYVIHAYSGFEGQVKRSLEDRVKRAGLEELFGMILVPTEEVVEMRAGQQRKSERKFFPGYVLVQMEMTDETWHLVKSVPKVMGFIGGTGDRPAPIPDSQADAILVRLQEGGEKPRPKVLYEPGEVVRVVDGPFTDFNGVVEYVDYDKSRVKVSVLIFGRSTPVDLEFAQVEKA
- the secE gene encoding preprotein translocase subunit SecE, with the protein product MNSRAEARGAGLDTAKLAIAALLLVAGIFAFYFFEGFSVLLRVIGLLVISGAAAAIALQTERGRTLWQFVSDARMEVRKVVWPSRQETLQTTLIVIVMVLIVGIILWLFDMVLMAILRFLTGQGG
- the rplA gene encoding 50S ribosomal protein L1, with amino-acid sequence MARLSKRMRAIQERVERGRLYPAEEAFSLLKELSQIKFSESVDVAVNLGVDPRKSDQVVRGSTVLPHGIGKTVRVAVFAQGASADAATEAGADRVGFDDLAEDIKAGKLDFDVVVASPDAMRLVGQLGKILGPRGLMPNPKVGTVTPDVAEAVRNAKAGQVRYRTDKAGIIHCPLGKADFEPVKLRENLEALLVNLIRSKPSSSKGVYMRKVTVSTTMGPGLTVDHAGLSL
- the tuf gene encoding elongation factor Tu codes for the protein MSKAKFERSKPHVNVGTIGHVDHGKTTLTAAITTHQAKQFGGEARAYDQIDNAPEERERGITIATAHVEYETTNRHYAHVDCPGHADYVKNMITGAAQMDGAILVVSAADGPMPQTREHILLSRQVGVPYIVVYLNKVDMLDDPELLELVEMEVRELLSKYDFPGDDTPIVTGSAKLALEGVDSEIGTQSIDRLMEALDTYIPQPERAVDGAFLMPIEDVFSISGRGTVVTGRIERGIVKVGEEVEIVGIKDTVKTTCTGVEMFRKLLDQGQAGDNVGVLLRGTKREDVERGQVLAKPKSINPHTHFEAEVYVLSKDEGGRHTPFFNGYRPQFYFRTTDVTGACELPEGIEMVMPGDNVKMTIKLIAPIAMEEGLRFAVREGGRTVGAGVVAKIIE
- the rplK gene encoding 50S ribosomal protein L11, with the protein product MAKKINAYIKLQVKAGEATPSPPVGPALGQHGVNIMEFCKTFNARTQELEKGMPIPVVITVYSDRSFTFITKTPPASILLKKVMGIQKGSPNPNTNKIGVVTREQLEQVATAKMPDLTAADMDAAVRTIAGSARAMGLDVEGVN
- the rplL gene encoding 50S ribosomal protein L7/L12, which produces MAVSKDEILEAIGNMTVLEVVDLISAMEEKFGVTAAAAVAAPAAGGGVEAAPVEEQTEFDVILASFGANKVAVIKAVRSLTGLGLKEAKDAVEGAPTTLKEAVSKGEAEEAKKLLEEAGATVEVK